Proteins from a genomic interval of Streptomyces fodineus:
- a CDS encoding type IV secretory system conjugative DNA transfer family protein has product MTAEQQKKPRAQDDWTTEIVVLIALVLLGVGGAWLAAKVGAGFTHAPEPPSNPLSFLVAMVKGDYSWPGSAAGAVAAGEALLLGVAGLAVYRVRQRMRNKPDVDGAAEHLAKGEELGKLTLKGAAATAERLGVQGKVPGVFIGRSVKGRQPLFGSYEDMHVDIWGPRTGKTTRRAIPAILDGPGAVLVTSNKRDIVDATRGPRAARGPVWVFDPQQVAAEAPSWWWNPLSYVTDVAKARKMADHFASGSRDANASTDAFFDPAGQDLLANLLLAAACAKAPITQIYTWLSNPKDDTPERILRGAGHTMAADGLSGVITAPDKQRSGIYGVAQQMASCLINPEVNRWVTPPGDPRAPEFDPHAFVRTGGTLYSLSREGRDSAGPLVTALTVAVVEAAEEYATTQRGGRLPLPLIGVLDEAANVCRWRALPDLYSHYGSRGIILMTILQSWAQGIEVWGERGMEKLWSAANVRVYGGGVSDTRFLGDLSELAGEFELREYQTSRESESYGWSGNRTVSESVRRERVLQVSDLGAMPPGRALVLASGTKPVLVETIPWWEGPYASEVQASLRKYDPGAR; this is encoded by the coding sequence GTGACCGCAGAACAGCAGAAGAAGCCGCGCGCCCAGGACGACTGGACGACGGAGATCGTCGTCCTGATCGCGCTCGTGCTGCTGGGCGTCGGCGGCGCCTGGCTGGCCGCGAAGGTGGGGGCCGGGTTCACTCACGCGCCCGAGCCGCCGTCCAACCCGCTGTCCTTCCTCGTCGCCATGGTCAAGGGCGACTACAGCTGGCCCGGTTCGGCGGCCGGCGCGGTCGCCGCCGGCGAGGCCCTGCTCCTCGGGGTCGCGGGCCTGGCCGTGTACCGCGTGCGGCAGCGGATGCGGAACAAGCCCGACGTCGACGGCGCCGCCGAGCATCTCGCGAAGGGCGAGGAACTGGGCAAGCTGACGCTGAAGGGCGCGGCGGCCACCGCCGAGCGGCTCGGGGTGCAGGGGAAGGTCCCGGGCGTGTTCATCGGCCGGTCCGTCAAGGGCCGCCAGCCGCTGTTCGGTTCGTACGAGGACATGCACGTCGACATCTGGGGGCCGCGCACCGGCAAGACCACCCGGCGGGCGATCCCGGCGATCCTGGACGGTCCGGGTGCCGTCCTGGTCACCTCCAACAAGCGGGACATCGTGGACGCCACACGCGGCCCGCGCGCCGCCCGCGGCCCGGTGTGGGTCTTCGACCCGCAGCAGGTCGCGGCGGAGGCGCCGAGCTGGTGGTGGAACCCGCTGTCGTACGTCACCGACGTCGCCAAGGCCCGCAAGATGGCCGACCACTTCGCGTCCGGTTCCCGGGACGCGAACGCCTCCACCGACGCCTTCTTCGACCCGGCCGGCCAGGACCTGCTGGCCAACCTGCTGCTCGCCGCCGCCTGCGCCAAGGCGCCCATCACCCAGATCTACACCTGGCTGTCCAACCCCAAGGACGACACCCCGGAGCGGATCCTGCGCGGCGCCGGGCACACCATGGCCGCCGACGGGCTCAGCGGTGTCATCACCGCACCCGACAAGCAGCGCAGCGGCATCTACGGCGTGGCCCAGCAGATGGCGTCCTGCCTGATCAACCCCGAGGTCAACCGCTGGGTGACCCCGCCCGGCGACCCACGCGCGCCCGAGTTCGACCCGCATGCGTTCGTGCGTACCGGCGGCACGCTGTACTCGCTGTCCCGCGAGGGGCGCGACAGCGCCGGGCCGCTGGTGACCGCGCTCACCGTGGCGGTGGTCGAGGCCGCCGAGGAGTACGCCACCACCCAGCGCGGCGGCCGTCTCCCGCTGCCCCTGATCGGCGTCCTGGACGAGGCCGCCAACGTCTGCCGCTGGCGCGCCCTGCCCGATCTGTACTCGCACTACGGCTCGCGCGGCATCATCCTGATGACGATCCTGCAGTCCTGGGCGCAGGGCATCGAGGTGTGGGGCGAGCGCGGCATGGAGAAGCTGTGGTCCGCCGCGAACGTCCGCGTCTACGGCGGCGGCGTCTCCGACACCCGGTTCCTGGGCGACCTCAGCGAGCTGGCAGGCGAGTTCGAGCTGCGCGAGTACCAGACCAGCCGTGAGTCGGAGTCGTACGGCTGGTCCGGCAACCGTACGGTCAGCGAGTCCGTCCGCCGCGAACGCGTCCTGCAGGTCTCCGACCTCGGCGCCATGCCGCCCGGCCGCGCCCTGGTCCTCGCCTCCGGCACCAAGCCGGTCCTGGTCGAGACGATCCCGTGGTGGGAGGGCCCCTACGCGTCCGAGGTCCAGGCGTCTTTGCGTAAGTACGACCCGGGGGCGCGGTGA
- a CDS encoding peptidoglycan DD-metalloendopeptidase family protein has translation MVAPAVLAAARKAAKVAKNAQRARQAGSSGGGRGGDDGKGNSGLKLVLILGGSGGLLTFGAIALVTIILMGLIGGTGNGAAAAACGDYGDNANAGNTGDAAATNPIMPAGKMYMPSETARNEIPPKMILASMRAAARYDGLDWTLIAGQMYQETKYGQDPSAAPGGANSLGYMGILQFGHPAWNEYGADGNGDGKKDLYNIDDAAWAAANYLHALHAETQPWKALLGYSGSTASNTIYPRVVLTQAARYRGVLTGDKDLIQRWYAHLKDTIDKNPSFPTLGQHSDIPEPVDNDAQPSTALNIKASSPRSWSTPDLPGGGDKSQSALAPAAYAMPAAQPVTGGKDWQWPMKQGTYTLGTPYHQNGNMWSLGYHTGQDLVAPAGTPIYAPADGKVVHAGPGGAYGNMTEIEHTGGVITLYAHQTTIKVSMGQTVKRGDLIGTVGATGNVTGPHLHWEVRVPGVDNPFVAGQDQGPGMVDPVDWMKGRVTANPDYGTVPGSGSGGKSRDGRYADCASGGKGANVPPDGAGASGVIPDSDDPVVRAVLGWAQRGIGVPYVFGAPRLQGQNPTSFDCSSFTEWAYYMASGGKIDIGSTTYDQQPYLSKYEVPLSQAQPGDVIFFRPEGNGRSGHVGLVWDPKGHKIIHAPRPGKSVEFSTWDVQDKITGVYRVPIPKGTDPVESNGNGNAKGA, from the coding sequence ATGGTGGCACCCGCTGTACTCGCGGCCGCGCGAAAGGCCGCCAAGGTGGCCAAGAACGCCCAGCGAGCCCGGCAGGCCGGGTCCTCGGGCGGTGGCCGGGGCGGAGACGACGGCAAGGGAAACAGCGGCCTCAAACTGGTGCTGATCCTGGGTGGCAGCGGCGGACTGCTGACGTTCGGTGCCATCGCCCTGGTGACCATCATCCTCATGGGCCTGATCGGCGGCACCGGCAACGGCGCCGCCGCCGCGGCCTGCGGTGACTACGGCGACAACGCCAACGCCGGCAACACCGGCGACGCGGCCGCCACCAACCCGATCATGCCGGCCGGCAAGATGTACATGCCGAGCGAGACGGCCCGTAACGAGATCCCGCCGAAGATGATCCTGGCGTCCATGCGTGCCGCCGCCCGCTACGACGGCCTCGACTGGACGCTCATCGCCGGTCAGATGTACCAGGAGACCAAGTACGGCCAGGACCCCTCGGCCGCACCGGGCGGCGCCAACTCCCTCGGCTACATGGGCATCCTGCAGTTCGGCCACCCCGCCTGGAACGAGTACGGCGCGGACGGCAACGGCGACGGCAAGAAGGACCTGTACAACATCGACGACGCCGCCTGGGCCGCCGCGAACTACCTGCACGCCCTGCACGCCGAGACCCAGCCGTGGAAGGCGCTCCTCGGCTACTCGGGCTCGACCGCCTCCAACACCATCTACCCGCGGGTCGTCCTCACCCAGGCCGCCCGCTACCGCGGTGTGCTCACCGGCGACAAGGACCTCATCCAGCGCTGGTACGCGCACCTGAAGGACACGATCGACAAGAACCCGTCCTTCCCCACCCTCGGACAGCACTCCGACATCCCCGAGCCGGTCGACAACGACGCCCAGCCGAGCACGGCGCTGAACATCAAGGCCTCCTCCCCGCGTTCCTGGTCCACCCCGGACCTCCCCGGCGGCGGCGACAAGAGCCAGTCCGCCCTGGCTCCGGCCGCGTACGCCATGCCCGCCGCCCAGCCCGTCACCGGCGGCAAGGACTGGCAGTGGCCGATGAAGCAGGGCACGTACACGCTCGGCACCCCGTACCACCAGAACGGCAACATGTGGAGCCTCGGCTACCACACCGGCCAGGACCTGGTGGCGCCCGCCGGCACCCCGATCTACGCCCCGGCCGACGGCAAGGTGGTGCACGCCGGTCCCGGCGGCGCCTACGGCAACATGACCGAGATCGAGCACACGGGCGGCGTCATCACGCTCTACGCCCACCAGACCACGATCAAGGTGTCCATGGGCCAGACCGTCAAGCGCGGTGACCTGATCGGCACGGTCGGCGCCACCGGCAACGTCACCGGTCCCCACCTGCACTGGGAGGTCCGCGTCCCCGGCGTCGACAACCCGTTCGTCGCGGGCCAGGACCAGGGGCCGGGCATGGTCGACCCGGTGGACTGGATGAAGGGCCGGGTCACCGCCAACCCGGACTACGGCACCGTTCCCGGCTCCGGCTCCGGCGGCAAGAGCCGCGACGGCCGGTATGCCGACTGCGCCTCGGGCGGCAAGGGCGCGAACGTCCCCCCGGACGGCGCCGGTGCCTCCGGTGTCATCCCCGACTCCGACGACCCGGTCGTGCGGGCCGTCCTCGGCTGGGCCCAGCGCGGCATCGGCGTGCCGTACGTGTTCGGCGCCCCGCGTCTGCAGGGCCAGAACCCGACCAGCTTCGACTGCTCCAGCTTCACCGAGTGGGCGTACTACATGGCCAGCGGCGGGAAGATCGACATCGGTTCGACCACCTACGACCAGCAGCCGTACCTCAGCAAGTACGAGGTGCCGCTCTCGCAGGCCCAGCCCGGTGACGTGATCTTCTTCCGGCCCGAGGGCAACGGGCGTTCGGGACACGTCGGCCTGGTCTGGGACCCCAAGGGTCACAAGATCATCCACGCGCCGCGGCCGGGCAAGTCGGTCGAGTTCAGCACCTGGGACGTCCAGGACAAGATCACCGGCGTGTACCGGGTGCCGATCCCGAAGGGCACCGACCCGGTGGAGAGCAACGGCAACGGAAACGCAAAGGGAGCGTAG
- a CDS encoding DUF4913 domain-containing protein, with product MTTAAEQAEEEPQFYFPDVYAFVSDYLAQMIRRRVNGSSATWCPSWWEHPEAGARLSALWLAWEHLRQDPALGMSTWWLHHADPHLRVLMDPDNGPFAACSPKDGHTAYPFDPLPVAARPE from the coding sequence ATGACCACAGCCGCCGAACAGGCCGAGGAAGAGCCGCAGTTCTACTTCCCGGACGTCTACGCCTTCGTCTCCGACTACCTCGCCCAGATGATCCGCCGTCGCGTCAACGGCTCCTCGGCCACCTGGTGCCCCAGCTGGTGGGAGCACCCCGAGGCGGGCGCCCGGCTCTCCGCGCTCTGGCTCGCCTGGGAGCATCTGCGCCAGGACCCGGCGCTCGGCATGTCCACGTGGTGGCTGCACCACGCCGACCCGCATCTGCGGGTCCTGATGGACCCCGACAACGGCCCGTTCGCGGCCTGTTCACCGAAGGACGGCCACACGGCCTACCCGTTCGACCCGCTGCCGGTCGCGGCCCGCCCGGAGTGA
- a CDS encoding conjugal transfer protein translates to MTDQNSSAGAVGAGQPSGQPGSFGPPQAAQQEQAPQQAHIPQQGWPAQGQQPQQLPSEAARAQVAAAWVRSQPRVGQAAVPALPPRETAPRTESKKEKRERERAARKAAYEQKKAAKQERRKGTSKPTPTAPAPAPAPAPIAAAAPAPVPTATAAPAPAAPAVPAPVSATNPSAAEPPAGAPAAAAAPPSASTPAPTPASTPTPTSTPTPASGAKAPSAAKAKAASPARAFDVPKPGGRIPSGGSGGRRTHVALRATLLVTTCVLALGSCGVMGLMVGVSSRTSSAALDASDAARYRLTDFPVRQAASFAEQYASLCLTYSPEQDSERRAKLAQYASAGVDPECGWNGAGSSKALSATWDGTVEELPEYGDHGRYLGIQVRTADGALTELTVPVYVKDLKDGEGMRIAGDVGQMPLPARADVPEVNQNHEVTDEKLADQLKSQVLPGYFTAWGASDATAMARFTTPDATLPATSGLAGRLSKPKVTEVVALVPDNVQGNTPYTYPTGQNVQLRVVVDWGDPQGETARRAYRMTVVNTAQGWFIKDIRGGVLDPQGGRADSDRSGSTDSPGSPGSSDSSDSPGSADSTPSASGSPSPAASGTTVQSSKGKRRPAH, encoded by the coding sequence ATGACAGACCAGAACAGCTCTGCTGGCGCGGTCGGCGCAGGCCAGCCTTCCGGGCAGCCCGGGTCCTTCGGTCCTCCGCAAGCCGCGCAGCAGGAGCAGGCTCCGCAGCAGGCGCACATCCCGCAGCAGGGGTGGCCGGCCCAGGGGCAGCAGCCTCAGCAGCTGCCCTCGGAGGCGGCCCGGGCACAGGTGGCCGCGGCCTGGGTGCGCAGCCAGCCCCGGGTCGGCCAGGCCGCCGTACCGGCCCTGCCGCCACGGGAGACCGCCCCGCGGACCGAGTCGAAGAAGGAGAAGCGGGAGCGGGAGCGGGCGGCGCGCAAGGCCGCGTACGAGCAGAAGAAGGCGGCGAAGCAGGAGCGCAGGAAGGGCACCTCGAAGCCCACGCCCACCGCCCCGGCCCCTGCCCCCGCACCGGCGCCGATAGCCGCAGCCGCACCGGCACCCGTGCCGACGGCCACCGCCGCACCGGCACCGGCGGCTCCCGCCGTGCCCGCACCGGTCTCCGCCACGAACCCGTCCGCGGCCGAGCCCCCGGCCGGTGCACCCGCCGCGGCGGCCGCACCGCCCTCCGCGTCCACCCCGGCCCCGACGCCCGCCTCGACGCCCACGCCCACCTCGACGCCCACGCCCGCCTCCGGAGCCAAGGCTCCCTCCGCCGCCAAGGCCAAGGCTGCCTCCCCCGCCCGCGCCTTCGACGTCCCCAAGCCCGGCGGCCGGATCCCCTCCGGCGGATCCGGCGGACGCCGTACGCATGTCGCCCTGCGCGCCACGCTGCTGGTCACCACCTGTGTGCTGGCCCTCGGTTCCTGCGGCGTCATGGGTCTGATGGTCGGCGTGTCGTCCCGGACGAGCAGCGCCGCGCTGGACGCCTCGGACGCCGCCCGGTACCGGCTCACCGACTTCCCGGTCCGGCAGGCGGCGAGCTTCGCCGAGCAGTACGCGTCGCTGTGCCTGACGTACTCCCCGGAGCAGGACTCCGAGCGGCGTGCCAAGCTCGCCCAGTACGCCTCCGCCGGTGTCGATCCCGAGTGCGGCTGGAACGGCGCGGGCAGCAGCAAGGCCCTGTCCGCCACCTGGGACGGCACCGTGGAGGAGCTGCCCGAGTACGGCGACCACGGACGCTACCTGGGCATACAGGTCCGTACGGCGGACGGCGCGCTCACCGAGCTGACCGTCCCGGTCTACGTCAAGGACCTCAAGGACGGCGAGGGCATGCGGATCGCCGGCGACGTCGGCCAGATGCCGCTGCCCGCCCGCGCGGACGTGCCGGAGGTCAACCAGAACCACGAGGTCACGGACGAGAAGCTCGCGGACCAGCTCAAGAGCCAGGTACTGCCCGGCTACTTCACGGCCTGGGGAGCCTCGGACGCCACCGCCATGGCCCGCTTCACCACGCCCGACGCGACGCTCCCGGCGACCTCGGGGCTGGCCGGCCGGCTGTCGAAGCCGAAGGTCACCGAGGTCGTCGCGCTGGTCCCGGACAACGTGCAGGGCAACACCCCCTACACCTACCCGACCGGGCAGAACGTCCAGCTGCGCGTGGTCGTCGACTGGGGCGATCCGCAGGGGGAGACGGCGCGCCGCGCCTACCGGATGACCGTGGTGAACACGGCGCAGGGCTGGTTCATCAAGGACATCCGCGGTGGTGTGCTCGACCCGCAGGGCGGCCGGGCCGACAGCGACCGGAGCGGCTCCACCGACTCGCCCGGCTCGCCCGGCTCATCCGACTCGTCCGACTCTCCCGGGTCCGCCGACAGCACGCCGTCGGCCTCCGGCTCCCCGTCCCCGGCCGCCTCGGGCACGACCGTCCAGTCGTCCAAGGGCAAGCGGCGCCCCGCGCACTGA
- a CDS encoding ATP-binding protein, with protein sequence MFMLILLGGAVAFFVVAMIMASSSSKKRQSGNGGSAAARSRQAQSASARREDLRLPYRYADDMIFVHGDSVWTGLVLPNAIDEYLNATELQAMAEGPPRGLLNLARGDRNVECHYRKVYQPITALTWAEDLNAVAWDPTENYKAYNLRKAEYQERIGAKRERNILLVKLGSLKRSSGSTGVLRQDDEPYDEPGLLRGVRGAADRAAATATGVADEQLSPSVLAGWSQVAVEVHESLENLKGTPLTREELVWLIRKPLHGDLPVPPEPVLGSRAWGPDQFDLVVDFSGENRKTHIVLHQYDEITGERQTSYTTTLVAANWPAETRFRQSTAWARYAAQHVDFPVEIDMRFTLIPYPKFKDRADKIRGNLVDEMNDMANSGRTPDTKLATQVTRAQELVDDIEEHKMPGMEAQIRFTISAPDVKELERRRRVLEMQFKQDLKVTLLRPTRQQWRLLQSQLPGDAPKLPIAPYIRLQEVEQLGAGLPTAGTELGDNPETRSGRRLGWVGNLVGWAGKMPVHYSLHVGPARNDGGGLAIVGASGGGKSSLALQKFYEESESGVRCLVIDPKTDFAQMCYYLAFGSQVNDPSFAADAEAGALGTPASRFQPVNPEFWAETEVVDLLKGQAGVLDPWVIARDVPSGRLLAESMLRGFLGDEDYQRVRLPVIEAMAAVVGRYNSAIRQAVEQGLSARDAELRVPRPTLWQVVDEVVESYDHAVTTGDREAAKDLKLAQMLLTELRTLPYARLAFAEKPQPLSSMRKRRTVITLRGFQSPAASDPRNWNPAERLAATALMAVVELGSQMLDVGYEKNPVTGEVGLRPKALFVDEAYVVTATEAGRDLMRRALKQGRSYLAVTVLITQQAIDLVQIEDSEARSGGANQIHTVFAFKQKSAQEASLVAPLLGRPEDDPKVIAALQELRTGVCLQRDADRRVGTVAVDLVFKEILAATDTNGTTRPARQGIDPSPSVWQWTFLQEAEEDPAATPTEPEPHLAAQPA encoded by the coding sequence ATGTTCATGCTGATCCTCCTGGGCGGTGCCGTCGCCTTCTTCGTGGTCGCCATGATCATGGCTTCCTCGTCGAGCAAGAAGCGGCAGAGCGGCAACGGCGGCTCCGCCGCGGCCCGTTCCCGGCAGGCGCAGTCCGCATCCGCCCGCCGCGAGGACCTGCGGCTGCCCTACCGCTACGCCGACGACATGATCTTCGTGCACGGCGACTCGGTGTGGACGGGCCTGGTCCTGCCCAACGCGATCGACGAGTACCTGAACGCCACCGAGCTGCAGGCGATGGCCGAGGGCCCGCCGCGCGGTCTGCTCAACCTGGCCCGTGGCGACCGCAACGTCGAGTGCCACTACCGCAAGGTCTACCAGCCGATCACCGCGCTGACGTGGGCGGAGGACCTCAACGCGGTCGCCTGGGACCCGACCGAGAACTACAAGGCGTACAACCTGCGCAAGGCCGAGTACCAGGAACGCATCGGCGCCAAGCGGGAGCGCAACATCCTGCTGGTGAAGCTGGGCTCACTCAAGCGCAGCAGCGGCTCCACGGGCGTGCTGCGCCAGGACGACGAGCCCTACGACGAGCCCGGCCTGCTCCGGGGCGTGCGCGGCGCCGCCGACCGCGCGGCGGCCACCGCGACGGGCGTCGCCGACGAACAGCTGTCCCCGTCCGTCCTCGCCGGGTGGTCCCAGGTCGCCGTCGAGGTCCACGAGAGCCTGGAGAACCTCAAGGGCACCCCGCTCACCCGTGAGGAACTGGTCTGGCTGATCCGCAAGCCGCTGCACGGCGACCTCCCGGTCCCGCCGGAGCCGGTGCTCGGCTCGCGCGCCTGGGGCCCCGACCAGTTCGACCTGGTCGTCGACTTCTCCGGCGAGAACCGCAAGACCCACATCGTGCTGCACCAGTACGACGAGATCACCGGCGAACGCCAGACCAGCTACACCACGACCCTGGTCGCCGCCAACTGGCCCGCCGAGACCCGCTTCCGCCAGTCCACGGCCTGGGCCCGCTACGCCGCACAGCACGTCGACTTCCCCGTCGAGATCGACATGCGGTTCACCCTCATCCCGTACCCGAAGTTCAAGGACCGCGCGGACAAGATCCGCGGCAACCTCGTGGACGAGATGAACGACATGGCCAACTCCGGCCGTACGCCCGACACCAAGCTGGCCACCCAGGTCACCCGTGCCCAGGAGCTCGTCGACGACATCGAGGAGCACAAGATGCCGGGCATGGAGGCGCAGATCCGCTTCACGATCTCGGCGCCGGACGTGAAGGAGCTGGAGCGGCGCCGGCGCGTGCTGGAGATGCAGTTCAAGCAGGACCTGAAGGTCACCCTGCTGCGTCCCACCCGTCAGCAGTGGCGTCTGCTCCAGTCCCAGCTCCCCGGTGACGCGCCCAAGCTGCCGATCGCGCCCTACATCCGGCTCCAGGAGGTCGAGCAGCTCGGCGCCGGACTGCCCACGGCCGGAACGGAGTTGGGCGACAACCCGGAGACCCGCTCCGGCAGGCGCCTGGGCTGGGTCGGCAACCTGGTCGGCTGGGCGGGCAAGATGCCGGTCCACTACTCGCTGCACGTCGGCCCGGCCCGCAACGACGGCGGTGGCCTCGCCATCGTCGGCGCGTCCGGCGGTGGCAAGTCCTCCCTCGCCCTGCAGAAGTTCTACGAGGAGTCGGAGTCGGGCGTCCGCTGCCTGGTCATCGACCCGAAGACCGACTTCGCCCAGATGTGCTACTACCTGGCCTTCGGCTCCCAGGTGAACGACCCCTCCTTCGCGGCGGACGCCGAGGCGGGTGCCCTCGGCACCCCGGCCAGCCGTTTCCAGCCGGTCAACCCCGAGTTCTGGGCCGAGACGGAGGTCGTGGACCTCCTCAAGGGCCAGGCGGGCGTCCTCGACCCCTGGGTCATCGCCCGGGACGTGCCGTCGGGCCGGCTGCTCGCCGAGTCGATGCTGCGCGGGTTCCTCGGCGACGAGGACTACCAGCGGGTCCGCCTCCCCGTCATCGAGGCGATGGCCGCGGTCGTCGGCCGCTACAACTCCGCCATCCGCCAGGCCGTCGAGCAGGGCCTGTCCGCCCGCGACGCCGAACTGCGCGTACCGCGGCCCACGTTGTGGCAGGTGGTCGACGAGGTCGTGGAGTCGTACGACCACGCCGTCACGACCGGCGACCGCGAGGCCGCGAAGGACCTGAAGCTCGCCCAGATGCTGCTGACCGAGCTGCGCACGCTCCCCTACGCCCGGCTCGCGTTCGCGGAGAAGCCGCAGCCGCTGAGCAGCATGCGCAAGCGCCGTACGGTCATCACCCTGCGCGGCTTCCAGTCCCCGGCGGCCTCCGACCCGCGCAACTGGAACCCGGCCGAACGCCTCGCCGCCACCGCGCTGATGGCGGTCGTGGAGCTCGGCAGCCAGATGCTGGACGTCGGCTACGAGAAGAACCCGGTGACCGGCGAGGTCGGCCTGCGGCCCAAGGCGCTGTTCGTGGACGAGGCGTACGTCGTCACCGCCACCGAGGCGGGCCGCGACCTGATGCGCCGCGCGCTCAAGCAGGGCCGCTCCTACCTCGCGGTGACCGTCCTGATCACCCAACAGGCCATCGACCTGGTGCAGATCGAGGACTCCGAGGCCCGCAGCGGCGGCGCCAACCAGATCCACACGGTGTTCGCGTTCAAGCAGAAGTCGGCCCAGGAGGCATCCCTGGTCGCACCGCTCCTCGGCCGCCCCGAGGACGACCCCAAGGTGATCGCCGCCCTCCAGGAACTGCGCACCGGTGTCTGCCTCCAGCGCGACGCCGACCGACGGGTGGGCACGGTCGCCGTCGACCTGGTCTTCAAGGAGATACTCGCCGCGACCGACACCAACGGCACCACCCGCCCGGCCCGCCAGGGCATCGACCCCTCGCCGAGCGTGTGGCAGTGGACCTTCCTCCAGGAGGCGGAGGAGGACCCGGCGGCCACCCCCACGGAGCCCGAGCCCCACCTCGCCGCCCAGCCTGCGTGA